The Daucus carota subsp. sativus chromosome 2, DH1 v3.0, whole genome shotgun sequence genome includes a window with the following:
- the LOC135150320 gene encoding uncharacterized protein LOC135150320, with translation MTEADKNFYFNAERLNVKQTSLKMINKLAKGTKYNEVPLIVTPFMSERFNAQLVPYQVQVAQPQQHQQQQQQDQQLQLQLQQPPQPQVQQQQSPHHTPEPSPVQSPIPQRQFPSYEDEPLPFDFFEAQPSSSAPTQPTTQPQYSPPIQSTSQPLPSDSAIDPDLQAFRDDLQVAQPASNEPDNTQVHNPADDSFRQTVSSPNTSTNTTSKPIKKVARKRSLSSLMGQPAALSSQKKQRVEASETTTATSSPSQKGLDSDMAIQSLDSFSQQNEAIEVDRPATLSCTESSTALALKLVKNQPNTQELLGNLQVDLPSLASEGQFVPPLPLNPFQGTLVVYTALFEEQIAKLQAELARMIAENERLKGAQLVTLEKKVEEEPSSSYRDELKADIHCLTVEMRSNHVALYV, from the exons atgacggaagccgacaagaacttctacttcaatgcTGAAAGACTCAATGTCAAACAGACAAGtctcaagatgatcaacaaacTGGCTAAAGGCACCAAGTACAACGAGGTTCCACTCATTGTCACTCCTTTCATGTCGGAAAGGTTCAATGCTCaacttgttccttatcaagttcAGGtagctcaaccacaacaacatcaacaacaacagcaacaagaccagcaacttcaacttcaactccaacaaccacctcaacctcaagttcaacaacaacaatcaccacaTCACACCCCTGAACCATCACCAGTTCAATCACCTATCCCCCAACGACAATTTCCATCatatgaagatgagcctctaccATTTGatttcttcgaagctcaaccatcttcatctgcacCCACACAACCTACCACTCAACCACAATACTCTCCACCAattcaatcaacctcacaaccactgccaTCAGATTCAGCTATCGATCCTGATCTTCAGGCATTCAGAgatgacttacaggtagctcag cctgccagcaatgaacctgacaacacacaggttcataaccctgCTGATGATTCATTTCGACAAACtgtctcttctccaaacacttcaaccaACACTACTTCAAAACCTATTAAAAAAGTTGCCAGGAAGAGGAGTTTGAGTAGTTTGAtgggtcaacccgcagctctgtcttctcaaaagaaacaaagagtaGAAGCCTCGGAGACAACTACAGCCACATCctcgccttcccaaaagggcttggattctgatatggcaatacagtctctggattcattctctcaacagaatgaagccattgaagttgaccgtccagccacgCTATCTTGTACAGAGTCTAGCACTGCTCTAGCACTCAAGCTAGTGAAAAATCAAcccaatacacag GAACTGCTTGGCAATTTGCAAGTAGATTTGCCGTCACTGGCTTccgaaggacaatttgttcctccactacctttgaacccatttcagggaacattggtagtatacacag CTCTATTTGAGGAACAAATTGCTAAGTTACAAGCAGAACTTGCCCggatgattgctgagaatgagagattgaaaggtgcacaactggtcaccttagagaagaaagtagaggaggagccatccagttcgtacagggatgagctcaaaGCTGATATCCATTgtttgactgtcgagatgagatccaatcatgtagctctatatgtctaa